ACTGCCGTGGTGCCGCGCAGGCCGCTCGCCGTACCGACCAGGCTGCCGTCCGGCAGCACGACCACGTTCTGGATCTCGAACGCGCCGGTCGCCGGCACGCGCGGACCCCAGGTCCGGCCTCCGTCGGTGCTGGTGCGGATGCCGAGCGGCACGACGGCGCCGTCGGTGGTCGGCTTGCCGTCGGCGTCCTCGCGTCGCGCGTCCGGTCCACCGAGCAGGTAGACGGTCCGTCCGTCCCTGGTCGCGACCTCCTGGTATCCGTTGCTGAGCTTGTCGTCGACGGTCGACGGCGACCAGGTGGCGCCGCGGTCGTGGCTGACCGCGATGCTGGTGACCCCCTGCGAGGGATTTCCGATGGCCCAGATCGACGCGTCCGGCGTGGTCTTCACGATGAACGGTGAGTTGCCCGGCTGCGTACGCAGCGGATGGTCGACGCCGGTGGCCGGGTCGACCGCGTCCACGGTCCTGGCATCCGGCTGGCCGATCCGCACTCGCAGGCGCCATCCGGCCGGTGCCACCGCCACCGGAGCACCGACGGCCAGGATCGGATCGCGGTTGTGCGGATCCGATTTCGGCACCGGCGCGCCGCCGGCACCGGCCGTCTTCCAGCTGGCACCGTTGTCCGTGGTGATCATCGAACCGATCACGACGCTGGTCGGACCAACCACCTGGATCGGCGGGAACAGCGCCTGGCCCGCGCCGGTGACCGGGTCCTCGCGGGACGGTGGCGGCGACGCTTTCGCGGCCGCCTGCCGAAGCTGGTCAGGCAGCTGCCTCCAGGACCAGTGCGCGCCTGCGTCGGTGCTCAACGCCAGCTCGTAGTCGCCGCGCTTCGACCTCATCACCGCGTACGCGCGGTGGCCGTCCGGCACCGCCATCGCCAGGACCCCGCCGTCGGCCGGCGACGCCGGCTGGCTGACGATCCGCTGCGTGCCGTAGAGGCCGCCGGCGAGGAGCAGCACCGCACTCACCGCGGCCGCGGCGCCGACGACTCGGCCGCGCACGCTCCGGCGGCGCGCGAGAGCACGCAGTTCGGCGGCTGACGCCAGCGGCACCGCGTGGATGACGTGCGTACGGATGTCCCTGACCTGCTGGTCGTTGATCGGGCTCATCCGGTCCTCCCGATGTAGGCGGTCTTCGAATCGTCGGAACCGCTCGGCCTTTCGTCGCTGAGCAGGCCGGCCAGTGCCTCGCGGCCGCGGCTGAGCCGCGACTTCACCGTGCCGGCCGGCGTCCTGAGGCAGACGGCGATCTCCTCGACGCTCATGTCGGCGAAATAGTGCAGCGCGATCGCCTCGCGCTGTCCGGACGGCAGCTTGGAGACCGCGGTGAGCACCGCGACCCGGTCCGGCGCGAGCCCGGGTACCGCCGGATCCGGCGGGATCCGGCGTAACAGCACGCCAAGTCTTCGGTGCCGGCGATAACGGCCGCGCGCGATGTTGATCGTCACCGTGCGCATCCACGCGACCGGGTTGTCGGCGTTGGCCACCCGCGACGGACGCTGGAAGGCCTTCACGAAGGCCTCCTGCACCGCGTCCTGAGCGTCGGCCAGGTCGCCGGTCAGCGCGTACGCGGCGAGCACCAGCTGGCCACTGGCCTCGCGATACAGCCGCTCAACCGCCTCGACGGCGGGCTCTGCTTCGACCATCCAAACCCCCATGTGGTGGCGAGTCGTCATCCCACCGATGCACGAGAGTCCGGCGCGGGTTCCATCCGCCTTTCTACAGAGCGACCGGCGGCACCGGAGCGGCCGTCCAGGACCGGCCGTCCGGCGAGAACAGGGCCTGCGGGTTGAGCCGGTCGACCGTCGCGGCCGGGCGCTCCGGCGACGACGGGTCGGCGCCCGACAGGATGACCGCGTAGCCACCACCGACCGTCGTGGTCAGTCCGCTCAGCGCCGCTGGCACCAACGCCGCCTGCCCCACCGGCCGGAACGTACGGCCACCGTCCTCGCTCCGCACCAGCGTCCCGGCCATGACCTGCTTCCCGCCGGCTGACAGCTGGCGATCGCCGAGCAGGCCGATCAGCGTACGGTTGTCGGCCAGCAACTCCAACGCGGTCAGCGCCTGCGCGGTGGACGCCACATACGTCCAGTGCTGGCCGTAGTCGTGAGTGGTGTAGAGCTTCGAGCCGTCGGCCAGGTCGTCGCTGGCGTCGACCGCGACGTAGCCGACCGAGCCGTCGTACGTGGCGACCGCTCCGGTGCGCATCGGCGTGTCCGGTCGCGGTGTGAAGTCGCGCCAGGTGCGACCGCGGTCGCGGCTGACCCACACGGTGGCCGGGTTGCCGCTGGCCTTGCCGCCGTACGGCCCGAAGCCCCACAGCGAGCCGTCGGTGGCCGACACCGCGTCGTATCCGCCGTTCTGCACGGACAGGTGCTGGCCGCCGAACTCGTGCTCGACTCCGGTCGCCGGATCGGTCGCGGTCAAACCCTTGGTCTGCACACCGGGCCCGACGACCCAGGCCGGCGGCTGCGTCGGCACCGGATCGGCCAGCGAGTAGTCGACCTTCTGCCACGACCGGCCCATGTCCTTGGTGACCACGTCGGTGTCCTTGTTGAGCTGCGAGACCCGTACGGTCGTCGCGGTCAGCACGGTCATCCTGGTGACCGCCGAGAACGCCACGATCGGCACCTGGTAGCCGGTCCACTCGACGCCGCCGCTGCTGGTCACCGCGAGCACCCAGCTCCGCTCGGCGTTGGAGCGTCCCAGCGCGTAGGTGATCTGCCGGTCGACCGGGACGACCTGCTCCAGCTGTACGGTCCGGTCGAGCGTGACGGCCGCGGCCACGTCACGCGGCTGGCCGGCCGCCAGCGAGTGCCGCACCTGCGGCACCGACCAACCGGCCAACCCCACCACGGCCAGCACGGCCACAAACAGCGTCGACATCGCATAGTGCCGATGCCGTCGCCGCCGGCGGCCCAATGCGCGTACCGCCGGCAGCTCCGGAAGCGCCCCCCGCTCCACCACGCCGGCCCGCACACCGGCGAAGCCGTCCTCCAGGTCCAACCGCCTCACCTGCCGGCCCCCTCCACCAACAACCGTGTCTCCGGTACGGCGCGCTCGACCGGTGGCCGCATGGTGCCGGCCGCCGTCCCGATGTCGATCCCCTGTTCGCGCATCAGCTTCGCGAGCGCCTGCCGTCCCCTGTGCAGCCGCGATTTCACCACGTTGACCGAGACCTTGAGCGTCCTGGCCACGTCTTCCAGGGAGAAGTCCGCGAGATAGAAGAGCGCGATCACCTCGCGCTGCGCCTGCGGCAGCCGCCGCACCGTCTCGACCAGCACGATCCGGTCCGGGTCGGCCGCCGGCACCTCGCTGTCCGGCGCCGGCACGCGCCGCAGCAACACGTTGAGCCGCTGCTTGCGGCGAAACCGGCTGCGCGCGATGTTCAGCGTCACGATCCGCATCCAGGCCACCGGGTTGTCGGCCCTGGCGACCTGGCCGGGACGCGCGAAGGCGCGGACGAACGCCTCCTGCACCGCGTCCTCGGCCTCGGCCAGGTCGCCGGTCAGCGCGTACGCGGCCACCAGCAGCTGCCGGGAGCACTCCCGGTAGAGCCGCTCAACGACCGCTTCGGCCCCGTACTCGCCGGTTGAGGCGCCGTCACGCTCGTCCAAGCCTGAACCCCCGTTCGGGTGCCGGACCTCCCTCTCACAGACTTGACGTTTGAGCAGCCGGCACGGGTTACGGCCGGCGCCGAAAATTTTCCGGCGCCGGCCGCAGCAGGCGCTACTTGCTGTTCGGCGGCTTTGGAACGGTGATGAACGTACTACCGTCGGAGGAGAACAGCCGACTGAGCGGGACATGCGGCTGGCTGCTGGACGTGTAGGCCAAACCGCCGGTCACCGTACGGACGAGCGCTCTGGCCAGGCCAATCTTGTCGTTCGCCACGAAGGTCCGGCCACCGTCCCGGCTGATCACCGCCGGACACTCGACAGGATTGCCGTCCTTTGCCAGTCTCGTGTCGGCGCTGAGCAACGCACCGTCCGGCGTGACAGCCAGGCCCATCGGAATCCGCAGTCCGGCGACCGGCGTGAACGTGCTCCAGGTCTGGCCGCCGTCCCTACTCTCGGCCCGGATGACCGGATCGGAACGGCCAACCAGCGTGCCGCGGATCACGTACACCTTCTCGCCGTCCACTGTCGCGACCCACAGATCGCCGGCACCGCCGGTGCCTGCGAAGACATGCGTGCTCCAGGTCCGGCCGCGGTCGCGGCTCACCGCGACCGCCTTGTCATTGCGGCCACGCGCGCTGCCGACCACCCACAGCGAACCGTCCTTCGCCGGAACGACGAGCTTGTCGCCGTTGGGTCGGGTGTAGAGCTCAAGATCCGGCTGATGACGCAACAGGTGTTGGACGCCGGTCGCCGGATCGATCGCGACCAGTCGACCGTCGCCGCGGTTGACCACCACCCATCCGTTCTCGGCGGAGTCGATCGGATCTCCGAACGCGTCGGGGACTTCCTGCCAGGTGCGGCCACCGTCGCGCGTGAGGCCGGTCATAGACAACACAGTGTTCTCATCCAGGACCGTCACACCGATGAGGTGCACCGGAGGCTGCGACGTATCTGGATAAACATAGGGTTTGCCGTTTTTAAAGGACATTGTCCCGCCTTGTACGTAGGTCCGCGGCCGGAACTTCGCCGGAATCTCCCATGCCTTCCACGACTGTCCGCCGTCCGTCGTGTGCGCCAGCGCCGCACGCTGCGGGTCGCTCGCCCCCCCTGAAACGGCAAGCACGGCGTACGCCTGGCCCACGCCGAGCGGAAACTCGTCAAGGATCGACGACGGGGTTGTCAGCGACCATGGCTGGGCCGCGATCGGCCCCGCAGCCGCCAGACCGCCGTGGTCGAACGCGTGCGTGGTCGCGACAACGGCGCCGCCGGCGAGCGCGATCGCCGCGACCGCCGCCGCACCACCGAGCTGGTGGCGCTGCCGCCGGCGACGGCTTTCGCCGACGATCGACGAGAACTCCGGAGTCTTGATCCGCTCGCGTACGGCCGTCCGACCACGCTCGAAGTCACTGCTGTTCACGACGACTGCTCCTCGTCCAGTTCGACATCGGTCAGGATGGCGGCCAGCGTCGCGCGGCCGCGGGAGAGCCGGGCCTTGATGGTCCCGACCGGAGCGTTGAGAGTGCGCGCGATCTCGTCGATCGGCAGGTCCGCCAGATAGTGCAGCGCGATCGCCTCGGCCTGCGCGGCCGGCAGCCGACGTACGGCCGCCAGCACGGCCAGCCACTCCGGTCCGGCGTCCGGGATCTGTTGCGGTGGCGGCGGAATCCGCCGCAACAGGATGTCCATCCGGTGCCG
The nucleotide sequence above comes from Fodinicola acaciae. Encoded proteins:
- a CDS encoding sialidase family protein — encoded protein: MSPINDQQVRDIRTHVIHAVPLASAAELRALARRRSVRGRVVGAAAAVSAVLLLAGGLYGTQRIVSQPASPADGGVLAMAVPDGHRAYAVMRSKRGDYELALSTDAGAHWSWRQLPDQLRQAAAKASPPPSREDPVTGAGQALFPPIQVVGPTSVVIGSMITTDNGASWKTAGAGGAPVPKSDPHNRDPILAVGAPVAVAPAGWRLRVRIGQPDARTVDAVDPATGVDHPLRTQPGNSPFIVKTTPDASIWAIGNPSQGVTSIAVSHDRGATWSPSTVDDKLSNGYQEVATRDGRTVYLLGGPDARREDADGKPTTDGAVVPLGIRTSTDGGRTWGPRVPATGAFEIQNVVVLPDGSLVGTASGLRGTTAVGGGWAVGRSTDGGRTFARVADLPSLDGLAGSGDISGNSRDGYVIVVLGSSTVAEPGRYLLSADGLHWRRLPMPD
- a CDS encoding RNA polymerase sigma factor, which produces MVEAEPAVEAVERLYREASGQLVLAAYALTGDLADAQDAVQEAFVKAFQRPSRVANADNPVAWMRTVTINIARGRYRRHRRLGVLLRRIPPDPAVPGLAPDRVAVLTAVSKLPSGQREAIALHYFADMSVEEIAVCLRTPAGTVKSRLSRGREALAGLLSDERPSGSDDSKTAYIGRTG
- a CDS encoding WD40/YVTN/BNR-like repeat-containing protein — encoded protein: MRRLDLEDGFAGVRAGVVERGALPELPAVRALGRRRRRHRHYAMSTLFVAVLAVVGLAGWSVPQVRHSLAAGQPRDVAAAVTLDRTVQLEQVVPVDRQITYALGRSNAERSWVLAVTSSGGVEWTGYQVPIVAFSAVTRMTVLTATTVRVSQLNKDTDVVTKDMGRSWQKVDYSLADPVPTQPPAWVVGPGVQTKGLTATDPATGVEHEFGGQHLSVQNGGYDAVSATDGSLWGFGPYGGKASGNPATVWVSRDRGRTWRDFTPRPDTPMRTGAVATYDGSVGYVAVDASDDLADGSKLYTTHDYGQHWTYVASTAQALTALELLADNRTLIGLLGDRQLSAGGKQVMAGTLVRSEDGGRTFRPVGQAALVPAALSGLTTTVGGGYAVILSGADPSSPERPAATVDRLNPQALFSPDGRSWTAAPVPPVAL
- a CDS encoding RNA polymerase sigma factor, whose product is MDERDGASTGEYGAEAVVERLYRECSRQLLVAAYALTGDLAEAEDAVQEAFVRAFARPGQVARADNPVAWMRIVTLNIARSRFRRKQRLNVLLRRVPAPDSEVPAADPDRIVLVETVRRLPQAQREVIALFYLADFSLEDVARTLKVSVNVVKSRLHRGRQALAKLMREQGIDIGTAAGTMRPPVERAVPETRLLVEGAGR
- a CDS encoding sialidase family protein, producing MNSSDFERGRTAVRERIKTPEFSSIVGESRRRRQRHQLGGAAAVAAIALAGGAVVATTHAFDHGGLAAAGPIAAQPWSLTTPSSILDEFPLGVGQAYAVLAVSGGASDPQRAALAHTTDGGQSWKAWEIPAKFRPRTYVQGGTMSFKNGKPYVYPDTSQPPVHLIGVTVLDENTVLSMTGLTRDGGRTWQEVPDAFGDPIDSAENGWVVVNRGDGRLVAIDPATGVQHLLRHQPDLELYTRPNGDKLVVPAKDGSLWVVGSARGRNDKAVAVSRDRGRTWSTHVFAGTGGAGDLWVATVDGEKVYVIRGTLVGRSDPVIRAESRDGGQTWSTFTPVAGLRIPMGLAVTPDGALLSADTRLAKDGNPVECPAVISRDGGRTFVANDKIGLARALVRTVTGGLAYTSSSQPHVPLSRLFSSDGSTFITVPKPPNSK
- a CDS encoding RNA polymerase sigma factor — translated: MTIHAVGEAMVGRVSRAGAVAQLEEIYRATHERLVLAAYTLTGDLGEAQDCVQEAFVRAVSRPAKVLSASSPEAWLRTVSLNIARSRFRRRHRMDILLRRIPPPPQQIPDAGPEWLAVLAAVRRLPAAQAEAIALHYLADLPIDEIARTLNAPVGTIKARLSRGRATLAAILTDVELDEEQSS